A part of Chroicocephalus ridibundus chromosome 5, bChrRid1.1, whole genome shotgun sequence genomic DNA contains:
- the TTC31 gene encoding tetratricopeptide repeat protein 31 isoform X5 has protein sequence MGGDRGEGAWSVCVAPAPSSGNRGVAPSRPRPPSDHALSDGRGALSRRSLEWPWARYRRTAAPGRLAAPGPRPSRCPRGGVRARGSPRPCAASPAAPFCPRHCLPGAAEAESSGRQVRGELGAAGAGAGSPAGGSAASPGPVPPLQLPVPPQTAFRIVNRGASREASGTGDDFGHGPGFWYSPSRLEESSEEEEQYEEEEEWIGFSQHWDASSENSDAPYNFCGFKKSFLCQEPLPAHPLPSALEVKMHRLPAPWRHQLTAEEAEKNAQELVAEEERMKRKAEKKKLKKKKQKDRKKREKLGQELKSKQEDESDELDLSCTFVFKARQKAGVKVPAPGKEKPARTDNTEPGKRVPGKAPEPEPVPLDTNVVQQSLILAGRGNEAAQKGHYAEAVQAFTEAMKLNPREHRLFGNRSYCYEKLQRYKEALRDAQVSLGLQPGWPKGFFRKGKALQGLKRYAEAASTFEELLRLDGANAEAAAQLEACRALLRQSSPRSQSSSGGVPVSPSLLEAGEPPLSPSGEWASGSCQDTDTSGFVTVVSSRSQARGQGQAPSSSQQTLPRTHPARDCYPLWVGNITPRISKKVLQSSFSPFGEIRFIRMLPERRCAFINYTRKVAAEAAYVAMQDAEVEGSRLVLQLKHPSHATPSPRWHSEPRGEVGALPRGLL, from the exons ATGGGCGGGGATAGAGGCGAGGGGGCGTGGTCTGTTTGTGTTGCCCCCGCCCCTTCTAGTGGTAATCGCGGAGTGGCCCCGTCTAGGCCACGCCCCCCGTCAGACCACGCCCTCTCTGATGGGAGGGGGGCGTTGTCAAGGAGAAGCCTAGAGTGGCCTTGGGCCCGGTACCGCCGAACGGCGGCTCCTGGCCGTTTGGCGGCACCGGGCCCGAGGCCCAGCCGTTGTCCCCGGGGAGGTGTCAGAGCCCGGGGGTCTCCTCGTCCGTGCGCGGCCTCacctgcag CGCCCTTCTGTCCCCGGCATTGCCTGCCCGGCGCCGCCGAGGCCGAGAGTAGCGGGCGGCAGGTAcgtggggagctgggggcagcgggggctggggccgggagcCCCGCGGGGGGCAGTgccgcctcccccgggccggTGCCGCCGCTGCAGCTCCCGGTGCCGCCGCAGACAGCCTTCCGCATTGTGAACCGCGGCGCGAGTAGGGAAGCGTCCGGGACCGGGGACGACTTCGGCCACG GCCCGGGCTTCTGGTACTCCCCCAGCCGGCTGGAGGAGTCCAGCGAGGAGGAAGAGCAgtatgaagaggaggaggaatggaTTGGCTTCAGCCAGCACTGGGACGCGTCGAGTGAGAACAGCGACGCCCCCTACAACTTCTGTGGGTTCAAGAAGTCCTTCTTGTGTCAGGAGCCTCTGCCCGCTCATCCGCTTCCAAGCGCTCTTGAGGTGAAGATGCACAGGCTGCCTGCACCCTGGAGGCACCAGCTTACAGCTGAG GAAGCAGAGAAGAACGCAcaggagctggtggcagaggaggagcgGATGAAGAGGAAGGCGGAGAAGAAGAAGCTAAAGAAGAAG aagcagaaagacCGGAAGAAACGAGAGAAACTGGGACAAGAGCTGAAAAGCAAGCAGGAGGACGAGTCA GATGAGCTGGACCTGAGCTGCACCTTCGTCTTCAAAGCCCGTCAGAAAGCGGGCGTGAAGGTGCCGGCACCTGGGAAGGAGAAGCCGGCTAGGACAGACAACACAGAGCCAGGCAAGAGGGTACCGGGGAAG GCACCCGAGCCCGAGCCTGTACCCCTGGACACGAATGTGGTGCAGCAGAGCCTGATTCTCGCAG GCCGTGGCAACGAGGCAGCCCAGAAGGGCCACTACGCTGAGGCGGTGCAGGCCTTCACGGAGGCCATGAAGCTGAACCCCAGGGAGCACCG gctctttgggaaccgttccTACTGCTACGAGAAGCTTCAGCGCTACAAGGAGGCCCTCAGGGATGCGCAGGTGTCGCTGGGGCTCCAGCCCGGGTGGCCCAAAGGCTTCTTCCGCAAGGGCAAGGCTCTGCAGGGGCTGAAG CGCTATGCTGAGGCTGCCAGCACTTTCGAGGAGCTGCTGCGCCTGGATGGTGCCAACGCCGAGGCGGCTGCCCAGCTGGAAGCCTGCCGGGCCCTGCTGCGG cagagcagcccccgcagccagagcagctcagggggggtccctgtgtccccgtccctgctggaggctggggagccACCACTGTCTCCCTCTG GGGAGTGGGCGAGTGGGAGCTGCCAGGACACAGACACAAGTGGCTTTGTGACCGTTGTGAGCTCCAGGAGCCAGGCgaggggccagggccaggccccgAGCAGTAGCCAGCAGACACTGCCTCGGACCCATCCTGCCAG GGACTGCTATCCCCTCTGGGTGGGGAACATCACCCCCAGGATCAGCAAGAaggtgctgcagagctccttCAGCCC GTTTGGGGAGATCCGCTTCATCCGGATGCTGCCAGAGAGACGTTGTGCCTTCATCAACTACACACGGAAAGTGGCAGCGGAAGCAGCCTACGTGGCCATGCAG GATGCCGAGGTGGAAGGAAGCAGGCTGGTGCTGCAGCTCAAGCACCCCTCCCACGCCACCCCGTCCCCCCGGTGGCACTCGGAGCCCCGCGGTGAGGTGGGTGCCCTCCCCAGGGGGCTCCTGTAg
- the TTC31 gene encoding tetratricopeptide repeat protein 31 isoform X4, whose translation MRGAGGTRDPAGPGLGASRLWADPFVCPWGCVLYPNGWSVAPFCPRHCLPGAAEAESSGRQVRGELGAAGAGAGSPAGGSAASPGPVPPLQLPVPPQTAFRIVNRGASREASGTGDDFGHGPGFWYSPSRLEESSEEEEQYEEEEEWIGFSQHWDASSENSDAPYNFCGFKKSFLCQEPLPAHPLPSALEVKMHRLPAPWRHQLTAEEAEKNAQELVAEEERMKRKAEKKKLKKKKQKDRKKREKLGQELKSKQEDESNTSSLNSAVGAGHPQKSNAEEGEGWLSPSPSPCLGDSAASSGEEGRGQEAKAGEMEDELDLSCTFVFKARQKAGVKVPAPGKEKPARTDNTEPGKRVPGKAPEPEPVPLDTNVVQQSLILAGRGNEAAQKGHYAEAVQAFTEAMKLNPREHRLFGNRSYCYEKLQRYKEALRDAQVSLGLQPGWPKGFFRKGKALQGLKRYAEAASTFEELLRLDGANAEAAAQLEACRALLRQSSPRSQSSSGGVPVSPSLLEAGEPPLSPSGEWASGSCQDTDTSGFVTVVSSRSQARGQGQAPSSSQQTLPRTHPARDCYPLWVGNITPRISKKVLQSSFSPFGEIRFIRMLPERRCAFINYTRKVAAEAAYVAMQDAEVEGSRLVLQLKHPSHATPSPRWHSEPRGEVGALPRGLL comes from the exons ATGAGGGGGGCTGGCGGGACGCGGgacccggccgggccgggcttgGGCGCCTCTAGGCTCTGGGCTGACCCCTTCGTGTGCCCCTGGGGCTGCGTGCTCTACCCGAATGGCTGGAGCGTCG CGCCCTTCTGTCCCCGGCATTGCCTGCCCGGCGCCGCCGAGGCCGAGAGTAGCGGGCGGCAGGTAcgtggggagctgggggcagcgggggctggggccgggagcCCCGCGGGGGGCAGTgccgcctcccccgggccggTGCCGCCGCTGCAGCTCCCGGTGCCGCCGCAGACAGCCTTCCGCATTGTGAACCGCGGCGCGAGTAGGGAAGCGTCCGGGACCGGGGACGACTTCGGCCACG GCCCGGGCTTCTGGTACTCCCCCAGCCGGCTGGAGGAGTCCAGCGAGGAGGAAGAGCAgtatgaagaggaggaggaatggaTTGGCTTCAGCCAGCACTGGGACGCGTCGAGTGAGAACAGCGACGCCCCCTACAACTTCTGTGGGTTCAAGAAGTCCTTCTTGTGTCAGGAGCCTCTGCCCGCTCATCCGCTTCCAAGCGCTCTTGAGGTGAAGATGCACAGGCTGCCTGCACCCTGGAGGCACCAGCTTACAGCTGAG GAAGCAGAGAAGAACGCAcaggagctggtggcagaggaggagcgGATGAAGAGGAAGGCGGAGAAGAAGAAGCTAAAGAAGAAG aagcagaaagacCGGAAGAAACGAGAGAAACTGGGACAAGAGCTGAAAAGCAAGCAGGAGGACGAGTCA aaCACCTCATCCTTGAACAGCGCTGTGGGAGCTGGGCACCCACAAAAGAGCAATGCTGAGGAAGGGGAGGGttggctgagccccagcccctccccatGCCTTGGGGACAGTGCAGCTTCCtcgggagaggagggaagaggccaGGAGGCTAAGGCGGGGGAGATGGAG GATGAGCTGGACCTGAGCTGCACCTTCGTCTTCAAAGCCCGTCAGAAAGCGGGCGTGAAGGTGCCGGCACCTGGGAAGGAGAAGCCGGCTAGGACAGACAACACAGAGCCAGGCAAGAGGGTACCGGGGAAG GCACCCGAGCCCGAGCCTGTACCCCTGGACACGAATGTGGTGCAGCAGAGCCTGATTCTCGCAG GCCGTGGCAACGAGGCAGCCCAGAAGGGCCACTACGCTGAGGCGGTGCAGGCCTTCACGGAGGCCATGAAGCTGAACCCCAGGGAGCACCG gctctttgggaaccgttccTACTGCTACGAGAAGCTTCAGCGCTACAAGGAGGCCCTCAGGGATGCGCAGGTGTCGCTGGGGCTCCAGCCCGGGTGGCCCAAAGGCTTCTTCCGCAAGGGCAAGGCTCTGCAGGGGCTGAAG CGCTATGCTGAGGCTGCCAGCACTTTCGAGGAGCTGCTGCGCCTGGATGGTGCCAACGCCGAGGCGGCTGCCCAGCTGGAAGCCTGCCGGGCCCTGCTGCGG cagagcagcccccgcagccagagcagctcagggggggtccctgtgtccccgtccctgctggaggctggggagccACCACTGTCTCCCTCTG GGGAGTGGGCGAGTGGGAGCTGCCAGGACACAGACACAAGTGGCTTTGTGACCGTTGTGAGCTCCAGGAGCCAGGCgaggggccagggccaggccccgAGCAGTAGCCAGCAGACACTGCCTCGGACCCATCCTGCCAG GGACTGCTATCCCCTCTGGGTGGGGAACATCACCCCCAGGATCAGCAAGAaggtgctgcagagctccttCAGCCC GTTTGGGGAGATCCGCTTCATCCGGATGCTGCCAGAGAGACGTTGTGCCTTCATCAACTACACACGGAAAGTGGCAGCGGAAGCAGCCTACGTGGCCATGCAG GATGCCGAGGTGGAAGGAAGCAGGCTGGTGCTGCAGCTCAAGCACCCCTCCCACGCCACCCCGTCCCCCCGGTGGCACTCGGAGCCCCGCGGTGAGGTGGGTGCCCTCCCCAGGGGGCTCCTGTAg
- the TTC31 gene encoding tetratricopeptide repeat protein 31 isoform X3 produces MGGDRGEGAWSVCVAPAPSSGNRGVAPSRPRPPSDHALSDGRGALSRRSLEWPWARYRRTAAPGRLAAPGPRPSRCPRGGVRARGSPRPCAASPAAPFCPRHCLPGAAEAESSGRQTAFRIVNRGASREASGTGDDFGHGPGFWYSPSRLEESSEEEEQYEEEEEWIGFSQHWDASSENSDAPYNFCGFKKSFLCQEPLPAHPLPSALEVKMHRLPAPWRHQLTAEEAEKNAQELVAEEERMKRKAEKKKLKKKKQKDRKKREKLGQELKSKQEDESNTSSLNSAVGAGHPQKSNAEEGEGWLSPSPSPCLGDSAASSGEEGRGQEAKAGEMEDELDLSCTFVFKARQKAGVKVPAPGKEKPARTDNTEPGKRVPGKAPEPEPVPLDTNVVQQSLILAGRGNEAAQKGHYAEAVQAFTEAMKLNPREHRLFGNRSYCYEKLQRYKEALRDAQVSLGLQPGWPKGFFRKGKALQGLKRYAEAASTFEELLRLDGANAEAAAQLEACRALLRQSSPRSQSSSGGVPVSPSLLEAGEPPLSPSGEWASGSCQDTDTSGFVTVVSSRSQARGQGQAPSSSQQTLPRTHPARDCYPLWVGNITPRISKKVLQSSFSPFGEIRFIRMLPERRCAFINYTRKVAAEAAYVAMQDAEVEGSRLVLQLKHPSHATPSPRWHSEPRGEVGALPRGLL; encoded by the exons ATGGGCGGGGATAGAGGCGAGGGGGCGTGGTCTGTTTGTGTTGCCCCCGCCCCTTCTAGTGGTAATCGCGGAGTGGCCCCGTCTAGGCCACGCCCCCCGTCAGACCACGCCCTCTCTGATGGGAGGGGGGCGTTGTCAAGGAGAAGCCTAGAGTGGCCTTGGGCCCGGTACCGCCGAACGGCGGCTCCTGGCCGTTTGGCGGCACCGGGCCCGAGGCCCAGCCGTTGTCCCCGGGGAGGTGTCAGAGCCCGGGGGTCTCCTCGTCCGTGCGCGGCCTCacctgcag CGCCCTTCTGTCCCCGGCATTGCCTGCCCGGCGCCGCCGAGGCCGAGAGTAGCGGGCGGCAG ACAGCCTTCCGCATTGTGAACCGCGGCGCGAGTAGGGAAGCGTCCGGGACCGGGGACGACTTCGGCCACG GCCCGGGCTTCTGGTACTCCCCCAGCCGGCTGGAGGAGTCCAGCGAGGAGGAAGAGCAgtatgaagaggaggaggaatggaTTGGCTTCAGCCAGCACTGGGACGCGTCGAGTGAGAACAGCGACGCCCCCTACAACTTCTGTGGGTTCAAGAAGTCCTTCTTGTGTCAGGAGCCTCTGCCCGCTCATCCGCTTCCAAGCGCTCTTGAGGTGAAGATGCACAGGCTGCCTGCACCCTGGAGGCACCAGCTTACAGCTGAG GAAGCAGAGAAGAACGCAcaggagctggtggcagaggaggagcgGATGAAGAGGAAGGCGGAGAAGAAGAAGCTAAAGAAGAAG aagcagaaagacCGGAAGAAACGAGAGAAACTGGGACAAGAGCTGAAAAGCAAGCAGGAGGACGAGTCA aaCACCTCATCCTTGAACAGCGCTGTGGGAGCTGGGCACCCACAAAAGAGCAATGCTGAGGAAGGGGAGGGttggctgagccccagcccctccccatGCCTTGGGGACAGTGCAGCTTCCtcgggagaggagggaagaggccaGGAGGCTAAGGCGGGGGAGATGGAG GATGAGCTGGACCTGAGCTGCACCTTCGTCTTCAAAGCCCGTCAGAAAGCGGGCGTGAAGGTGCCGGCACCTGGGAAGGAGAAGCCGGCTAGGACAGACAACACAGAGCCAGGCAAGAGGGTACCGGGGAAG GCACCCGAGCCCGAGCCTGTACCCCTGGACACGAATGTGGTGCAGCAGAGCCTGATTCTCGCAG GCCGTGGCAACGAGGCAGCCCAGAAGGGCCACTACGCTGAGGCGGTGCAGGCCTTCACGGAGGCCATGAAGCTGAACCCCAGGGAGCACCG gctctttgggaaccgttccTACTGCTACGAGAAGCTTCAGCGCTACAAGGAGGCCCTCAGGGATGCGCAGGTGTCGCTGGGGCTCCAGCCCGGGTGGCCCAAAGGCTTCTTCCGCAAGGGCAAGGCTCTGCAGGGGCTGAAG CGCTATGCTGAGGCTGCCAGCACTTTCGAGGAGCTGCTGCGCCTGGATGGTGCCAACGCCGAGGCGGCTGCCCAGCTGGAAGCCTGCCGGGCCCTGCTGCGG cagagcagcccccgcagccagagcagctcagggggggtccctgtgtccccgtccctgctggaggctggggagccACCACTGTCTCCCTCTG GGGAGTGGGCGAGTGGGAGCTGCCAGGACACAGACACAAGTGGCTTTGTGACCGTTGTGAGCTCCAGGAGCCAGGCgaggggccagggccaggccccgAGCAGTAGCCAGCAGACACTGCCTCGGACCCATCCTGCCAG GGACTGCTATCCCCTCTGGGTGGGGAACATCACCCCCAGGATCAGCAAGAaggtgctgcagagctccttCAGCCC GTTTGGGGAGATCCGCTTCATCCGGATGCTGCCAGAGAGACGTTGTGCCTTCATCAACTACACACGGAAAGTGGCAGCGGAAGCAGCCTACGTGGCCATGCAG GATGCCGAGGTGGAAGGAAGCAGGCTGGTGCTGCAGCTCAAGCACCCCTCCCACGCCACCCCGTCCCCCCGGTGGCACTCGGAGCCCCGCGGTGAGGTGGGTGCCCTCCCCAGGGGGCTCCTGTAg
- the TTC31 gene encoding tetratricopeptide repeat protein 31 isoform X1, with product MGGDRGEGAWSVCVAPAPSSGNRGVAPSRPRPPSDHALSDGRGALSRRSLEWPWARYRRTAAPGRLAAPGPRPSRCPRGGVRARGSPRPCAASPAAPFCPRHCLPGAAEAESSGRQVRGELGAAGAGAGSPAGGSAASPGPVPPLQLPVPPQTAFRIVNRGASREASGTGDDFGHGPGFWYSPSRLEESSEEEEQYEEEEEWIGFSQHWDASSENSDAPYNFCGFKKSFLCQEPLPAHPLPSALEVKMHRLPAPWRHQLTAEEAEKNAQELVAEEERMKRKAEKKKLKKKKQKDRKKREKLGQELKSKQEDESNTSSLNSAVGAGHPQKSNAEEGEGWLSPSPSPCLGDSAASSGEEGRGQEAKAGEMEDELDLSCTFVFKARQKAGVKVPAPGKEKPARTDNTEPGKRVPGKAPEPEPVPLDTNVVQQSLILAGRGNEAAQKGHYAEAVQAFTEAMKLNPREHRLFGNRSYCYEKLQRYKEALRDAQVSLGLQPGWPKGFFRKGKALQGLKRYAEAASTFEELLRLDGANAEAAAQLEACRALLRQSSPRSQSSSGGVPVSPSLLEAGEPPLSPSGEWASGSCQDTDTSGFVTVVSSRSQARGQGQAPSSSQQTLPRTHPARDCYPLWVGNITPRISKKVLQSSFSPFGEIRFIRMLPERRCAFINYTRKVAAEAAYVAMQDAEVEGSRLVLQLKHPSHATPSPRWHSEPRGEVGALPRGLL from the exons ATGGGCGGGGATAGAGGCGAGGGGGCGTGGTCTGTTTGTGTTGCCCCCGCCCCTTCTAGTGGTAATCGCGGAGTGGCCCCGTCTAGGCCACGCCCCCCGTCAGACCACGCCCTCTCTGATGGGAGGGGGGCGTTGTCAAGGAGAAGCCTAGAGTGGCCTTGGGCCCGGTACCGCCGAACGGCGGCTCCTGGCCGTTTGGCGGCACCGGGCCCGAGGCCCAGCCGTTGTCCCCGGGGAGGTGTCAGAGCCCGGGGGTCTCCTCGTCCGTGCGCGGCCTCacctgcag CGCCCTTCTGTCCCCGGCATTGCCTGCCCGGCGCCGCCGAGGCCGAGAGTAGCGGGCGGCAGGTAcgtggggagctgggggcagcgggggctggggccgggagcCCCGCGGGGGGCAGTgccgcctcccccgggccggTGCCGCCGCTGCAGCTCCCGGTGCCGCCGCAGACAGCCTTCCGCATTGTGAACCGCGGCGCGAGTAGGGAAGCGTCCGGGACCGGGGACGACTTCGGCCACG GCCCGGGCTTCTGGTACTCCCCCAGCCGGCTGGAGGAGTCCAGCGAGGAGGAAGAGCAgtatgaagaggaggaggaatggaTTGGCTTCAGCCAGCACTGGGACGCGTCGAGTGAGAACAGCGACGCCCCCTACAACTTCTGTGGGTTCAAGAAGTCCTTCTTGTGTCAGGAGCCTCTGCCCGCTCATCCGCTTCCAAGCGCTCTTGAGGTGAAGATGCACAGGCTGCCTGCACCCTGGAGGCACCAGCTTACAGCTGAG GAAGCAGAGAAGAACGCAcaggagctggtggcagaggaggagcgGATGAAGAGGAAGGCGGAGAAGAAGAAGCTAAAGAAGAAG aagcagaaagacCGGAAGAAACGAGAGAAACTGGGACAAGAGCTGAAAAGCAAGCAGGAGGACGAGTCA aaCACCTCATCCTTGAACAGCGCTGTGGGAGCTGGGCACCCACAAAAGAGCAATGCTGAGGAAGGGGAGGGttggctgagccccagcccctccccatGCCTTGGGGACAGTGCAGCTTCCtcgggagaggagggaagaggccaGGAGGCTAAGGCGGGGGAGATGGAG GATGAGCTGGACCTGAGCTGCACCTTCGTCTTCAAAGCCCGTCAGAAAGCGGGCGTGAAGGTGCCGGCACCTGGGAAGGAGAAGCCGGCTAGGACAGACAACACAGAGCCAGGCAAGAGGGTACCGGGGAAG GCACCCGAGCCCGAGCCTGTACCCCTGGACACGAATGTGGTGCAGCAGAGCCTGATTCTCGCAG GCCGTGGCAACGAGGCAGCCCAGAAGGGCCACTACGCTGAGGCGGTGCAGGCCTTCACGGAGGCCATGAAGCTGAACCCCAGGGAGCACCG gctctttgggaaccgttccTACTGCTACGAGAAGCTTCAGCGCTACAAGGAGGCCCTCAGGGATGCGCAGGTGTCGCTGGGGCTCCAGCCCGGGTGGCCCAAAGGCTTCTTCCGCAAGGGCAAGGCTCTGCAGGGGCTGAAG CGCTATGCTGAGGCTGCCAGCACTTTCGAGGAGCTGCTGCGCCTGGATGGTGCCAACGCCGAGGCGGCTGCCCAGCTGGAAGCCTGCCGGGCCCTGCTGCGG cagagcagcccccgcagccagagcagctcagggggggtccctgtgtccccgtccctgctggaggctggggagccACCACTGTCTCCCTCTG GGGAGTGGGCGAGTGGGAGCTGCCAGGACACAGACACAAGTGGCTTTGTGACCGTTGTGAGCTCCAGGAGCCAGGCgaggggccagggccaggccccgAGCAGTAGCCAGCAGACACTGCCTCGGACCCATCCTGCCAG GGACTGCTATCCCCTCTGGGTGGGGAACATCACCCCCAGGATCAGCAAGAaggtgctgcagagctccttCAGCCC GTTTGGGGAGATCCGCTTCATCCGGATGCTGCCAGAGAGACGTTGTGCCTTCATCAACTACACACGGAAAGTGGCAGCGGAAGCAGCCTACGTGGCCATGCAG GATGCCGAGGTGGAAGGAAGCAGGCTGGTGCTGCAGCTCAAGCACCCCTCCCACGCCACCCCGTCCCCCCGGTGGCACTCGGAGCCCCGCGGTGAGGTGGGTGCCCTCCCCAGGGGGCTCCTGTAg
- the TTC31 gene encoding tetratricopeptide repeat protein 31 isoform X2: MGGDRGEGAWSVCVAPAPSSGNRGVAPSRPRPPSDHALSDGRGALSRRSLEWPWARYRRTAAPGRLAAPGPRPSRCPRGGVRARGSPRPCAASPAAPFCPRHCLPGAAEAESSGRQVRGELGAAGAGAGSPAGGSAASPGPVPPLQLPVPPQTAFRIVNRGASREASGTGDDFGHGPGFWYSPSRLEESSEEEEQYEEEEEWIGFSQHWDASSENSDAPYNFCGFKKSFLCQEPLPAHPLPSALEVKMHRLPAPWRHQLTAEEAEKNAQELVAEEERMKRKAEKKKLKKKKQKDRKKREKLGQELKSKQEDESNTSSLNSAVGAGHPQKSNAEEGEGWLSPSPSPCLGDSAASSGEEGRGQEAKAGEMEDELDLSCTFVFKARQKAGVKVPAPGKEKPARTDNTEPGKRVPGKAPEPEPVPLDTNVVQQSLILAGRGNEAAQKGHYAEAVQAFTEAMKLNPREHRLFGNRSYCYEKLQRYKEALRDAQVSLGLQPGWPKGFFRKGKALQGLKRYAEAASTFEELLRLDGANAEAAAQLEACRALLRSSPRSQSSSGGVPVSPSLLEAGEPPLSPSGEWASGSCQDTDTSGFVTVVSSRSQARGQGQAPSSSQQTLPRTHPARDCYPLWVGNITPRISKKVLQSSFSPFGEIRFIRMLPERRCAFINYTRKVAAEAAYVAMQDAEVEGSRLVLQLKHPSHATPSPRWHSEPRGEVGALPRGLL, encoded by the exons ATGGGCGGGGATAGAGGCGAGGGGGCGTGGTCTGTTTGTGTTGCCCCCGCCCCTTCTAGTGGTAATCGCGGAGTGGCCCCGTCTAGGCCACGCCCCCCGTCAGACCACGCCCTCTCTGATGGGAGGGGGGCGTTGTCAAGGAGAAGCCTAGAGTGGCCTTGGGCCCGGTACCGCCGAACGGCGGCTCCTGGCCGTTTGGCGGCACCGGGCCCGAGGCCCAGCCGTTGTCCCCGGGGAGGTGTCAGAGCCCGGGGGTCTCCTCGTCCGTGCGCGGCCTCacctgcag CGCCCTTCTGTCCCCGGCATTGCCTGCCCGGCGCCGCCGAGGCCGAGAGTAGCGGGCGGCAGGTAcgtggggagctgggggcagcgggggctggggccgggagcCCCGCGGGGGGCAGTgccgcctcccccgggccggTGCCGCCGCTGCAGCTCCCGGTGCCGCCGCAGACAGCCTTCCGCATTGTGAACCGCGGCGCGAGTAGGGAAGCGTCCGGGACCGGGGACGACTTCGGCCACG GCCCGGGCTTCTGGTACTCCCCCAGCCGGCTGGAGGAGTCCAGCGAGGAGGAAGAGCAgtatgaagaggaggaggaatggaTTGGCTTCAGCCAGCACTGGGACGCGTCGAGTGAGAACAGCGACGCCCCCTACAACTTCTGTGGGTTCAAGAAGTCCTTCTTGTGTCAGGAGCCTCTGCCCGCTCATCCGCTTCCAAGCGCTCTTGAGGTGAAGATGCACAGGCTGCCTGCACCCTGGAGGCACCAGCTTACAGCTGAG GAAGCAGAGAAGAACGCAcaggagctggtggcagaggaggagcgGATGAAGAGGAAGGCGGAGAAGAAGAAGCTAAAGAAGAAG aagcagaaagacCGGAAGAAACGAGAGAAACTGGGACAAGAGCTGAAAAGCAAGCAGGAGGACGAGTCA aaCACCTCATCCTTGAACAGCGCTGTGGGAGCTGGGCACCCACAAAAGAGCAATGCTGAGGAAGGGGAGGGttggctgagccccagcccctccccatGCCTTGGGGACAGTGCAGCTTCCtcgggagaggagggaagaggccaGGAGGCTAAGGCGGGGGAGATGGAG GATGAGCTGGACCTGAGCTGCACCTTCGTCTTCAAAGCCCGTCAGAAAGCGGGCGTGAAGGTGCCGGCACCTGGGAAGGAGAAGCCGGCTAGGACAGACAACACAGAGCCAGGCAAGAGGGTACCGGGGAAG GCACCCGAGCCCGAGCCTGTACCCCTGGACACGAATGTGGTGCAGCAGAGCCTGATTCTCGCAG GCCGTGGCAACGAGGCAGCCCAGAAGGGCCACTACGCTGAGGCGGTGCAGGCCTTCACGGAGGCCATGAAGCTGAACCCCAGGGAGCACCG gctctttgggaaccgttccTACTGCTACGAGAAGCTTCAGCGCTACAAGGAGGCCCTCAGGGATGCGCAGGTGTCGCTGGGGCTCCAGCCCGGGTGGCCCAAAGGCTTCTTCCGCAAGGGCAAGGCTCTGCAGGGGCTGAAG CGCTATGCTGAGGCTGCCAGCACTTTCGAGGAGCTGCTGCGCCTGGATGGTGCCAACGCCGAGGCGGCTGCCCAGCTGGAAGCCTGCCGGGCCCTGCTGCGG agcagcccccgcagccagagcagctcagggggggtccctgtgtccccgtccctgctggaggctggggagccACCACTGTCTCCCTCTG GGGAGTGGGCGAGTGGGAGCTGCCAGGACACAGACACAAGTGGCTTTGTGACCGTTGTGAGCTCCAGGAGCCAGGCgaggggccagggccaggccccgAGCAGTAGCCAGCAGACACTGCCTCGGACCCATCCTGCCAG GGACTGCTATCCCCTCTGGGTGGGGAACATCACCCCCAGGATCAGCAAGAaggtgctgcagagctccttCAGCCC GTTTGGGGAGATCCGCTTCATCCGGATGCTGCCAGAGAGACGTTGTGCCTTCATCAACTACACACGGAAAGTGGCAGCGGAAGCAGCCTACGTGGCCATGCAG GATGCCGAGGTGGAAGGAAGCAGGCTGGTGCTGCAGCTCAAGCACCCCTCCCACGCCACCCCGTCCCCCCGGTGGCACTCGGAGCCCCGCGGTGAGGTGGGTGCCCTCCCCAGGGGGCTCCTGTAg